TGGCACCGCTGGTCGGCCTGGCCGATGCCATCGTCGACCTGGTATCCACCGGCGGCACGCTGAAGGCCAACAACCTGGTGGCGGTGGAGCACATCATCGACATCAGCTCGCGTCTGGTGGTGAACCAGGCCGCGCTAAAGCTCAAGTACGACACCATCCAGCCGGTGCTGGATGCCTTTGCGGGCGCCGTTCCGCAGTAAACAAATGCCCGCTGCGGCCAACCTCAAGGTTGGCCGCACGCTTCTGGAGCCGTCAACATGCAACGCCTGTCTTCCTCCCAGCCCGACTTCGACGCGCGCCTCAAGGCGCTGCTGGCGTTTGAAACCGCGCAGGACCCGGCGGTGGACGCCGCCGTCGCCGCCATCTGCGACGACGTGAAAGCCCGTGGCGATGCCGCCGTGGTGGAGTACACCAACCGTTTCGACCGCATGAGCGTGGCCAGCATGGCCGAACTCACCCTGCAGCGCGATGAACTGCAGGCCGCCTGGCAGCGCCTGCCTGAGCACGTACAGAGCGCGCTCTCCACCGCCGCCGAGCGCGTTCGCCGCTATCACGAGAAGCAGCTGGCGCATTCCTGGAGCTACGAAGACGAAGACGGCACCCTGCTGGGCCAGCAAGTGACCGCGCTGGACCGCGTCGGCATCTACGTGCCGGGCGGCAAGGCGGCGTATCCCAGCTCGGTGCTGATGAACGCCATGCCGGCCAAGGTGGCCGGGGTGGGCGAGATCATCATGGTGGTACCGACGCCGAACGGCGAAAAGAACGACCTGGTGCTGGCCGCAGCCTACATCGCCGGTGTGGACAAGGTGTTCACCTGTGGCGGCGCACAGGCGGTGGCAGCACTGGCCTACGGCACCGAGAGCGTGCCGCAGGTGGACAAGATCACCGGCCCGGGCAACGCCTACGTGGCGGCCGCCAAGCGCCGCGTGTTCGGCGTGGTGGGCATCGACATGGTGGCCGGCCCGTCCGAGATCCTGGTGATCTGCGATGGCGACACCGACCCGGACTGGATCGCCATGGACCTGTTCAGCCAGGCCGAGCATGACGAAATCGCCCAGGCCATCCTGCTGTGCCCGTCCGCTGACTACATCGCCAAGGTGGAAGCCAGCATCGAGAAGCTGCTGCCCGACATGCCGCGTCGCGCCATCATCGAGGCCAGCCTCGGCAACCGCGGCGCGCTGATCGAAGTGCGCGACCTGGACGAAGCCTGCAGCATCGCCAACTACATCGCCCCGGAACACCTGGAGCTGTCGCTGGCCAAGCCGGAAGACTATGTGGCCAAGATCCGTCACGC
This Vogesella sp. LIG4 DNA region includes the following protein-coding sequences:
- the hisD gene encoding histidinol dehydrogenase; its protein translation is MQRLSSSQPDFDARLKALLAFETAQDPAVDAAVAAICDDVKARGDAAVVEYTNRFDRMSVASMAELTLQRDELQAAWQRLPEHVQSALSTAAERVRRYHEKQLAHSWSYEDEDGTLLGQQVTALDRVGIYVPGGKAAYPSSVLMNAMPAKVAGVGEIIMVVPTPNGEKNDLVLAAAYIAGVDKVFTCGGAQAVAALAYGTESVPQVDKITGPGNAYVAAAKRRVFGVVGIDMVAGPSEILVICDGDTDPDWIAMDLFSQAEHDEIAQAILLCPSADYIAKVEASIEKLLPDMPRRAIIEASLGNRGALIEVRDLDEACSIANYIAPEHLELSLAKPEDYVAKIRHAGAIFMGRFTSESLGDYCAGPNHVLPTSRTARFASPLGVYDFQKRSSLIRVSHAGAQQLGRVASILAHGEGLTAHARAAELRLDK